TTTGAGTTTTCAACTATTGAAAATGATTTAATTCAAATTTTAATGAATATTATTACAAATGCAAAAGATGCTTTAAAAAATTTAAAAAATGAAGAGCCAAGATATATTTTTATTAATATTTCTAAAAATCAAAAAAATATAGTTATTGAAATTTTTGATAATGGAATGGGCATAAAAGATGAGATTATATCTAGAATTTTTGAACCATATTTTACAACAAAACATAAATCTCAAGGTACAGGAATTGGTCTATATATGTCAAAGATTTTGGTGGATAATAATCTAAAAGGTACTATTTTTGTAGAAAACTATAAATTCTTATATAACAATATAGATTATAAAGGTGCAAAATTTAATATTTTGTTACCTATTAACCTTGATAATAAGTAGATTTAAGAAGTAAACTTCTTAAATCTAAACATTATAATAGTTTGCCTCTTTGTTGTGAACAACAATTGCACAAGTAGTTTGCTCAGGGTGCATTTGGAATGTTTCACTAAGTTCTATTCCATATTTTTCAGGATTAAGTAGATCAAAAATATCTCTATTTTGTGATAATTCAGGACAAGCTGCATAGCCTGGAGAGTATCTACAACCAACATACTGTTTCATTTGAACATCACTTAATTTATGCCCCTCTTTAGGAACAATATCCCAATCAAGTCTTATTTGCTTATGTAAAACCTCAGCTAAAGCTTCAGCTAGTTCAACTCCAAGACCGTGAATTTGATAATATTTTGTAAACTCTCCACGATCATAAAACTCCCTTTCATAATCACTTATTTTAAGTCCAGCACTTGCAAGTGTAAATCCTACAACATCTAATCTATCATTTGCAAAAAAGTCAGCTATACATCTAAAAGGTTTTCTTTTTTGTCTTGGAAACTCCATCACTTTTATAGCTTCACTTAAAGGTGGAACATTTTTTGCCTCTTCAAGATTATTGTAAATATATTTTTTATCAAAAATATATAGCTTATTGTCATGAGATATACAAGGATAATACTCATATATAGCAATTGGTTCAAATATATTTTTTGAAATAAGTTCATCTTTTAAAGAGTAATAAAGTGGTTCAACAACATCTTTTTCATACTTCATAAATGCTTCAGGTGTCTGTTTTCCTCTTTTATATCCCCATCTTTGTCTAAATAAAACTCTGTGATTTATCCAAGAAAATATCAACTCTTTATCTAACTCATCTCCAGTTTTTGCAACTTTATTCCAATATGGAGGAACTATAAACTCTCTTTTTGGCATAGAGATCTCTTCATAAGGAGGAATTATAACCTCCTCTTTTTCAACTCTATCGCTTGTATCAATTTTTTCAATTAAATCAGCAGCTAGTTTTGTATCAAGCTCTCCACCTTTTTCAATTCTTTGCATAGATACAACACCATCAAAAGCATCTCTACAATAAAAAATAGCTCCATCATAAATTGGTCTACAATAATCATCAACAAAGTTTTTAGTTAAAGCAGCACCACCAAGCATAACTGGAATTTTTATTCCAAGTCTTTGCATCTCTTCAAGATTCTCTTTCATTACAGCTGTACTTTTTACAAGTAGTCCACTCATTCCAATAGCATCGGCGTTGTGCTCTTTGGCAGCTTCTAAAAATTGATTTAAATCAGCTTTTATTCCAATATTTACTACTTTAAATCCATTGTTACTTAAAATAATATCAACTAGATTTTTACCAACATCGTGAACATCACCTTTAACTGTACCAATTACAACAGTAGTTTCAGTACTTTTTTCTTGTTTTGGTAAATATGGATTTAAAGCATCAACAGTAGCTTTCATAGTTTCCGCACTTTGAAGTACAAATGGAAGTTGCATTTGACCACTTCCAAATAGCTCTCCAATTATTTTCATTCCATCAATTAGCCACTCATTTACAATTAATTCAGGAGCTATAGTATCTTTTAGCTCTAAAACTAAAGGAATCATCCTCTCTTTGTCACCATCTAATAAAAGTTTTTTAACTTTTTCAATAGGTTCCATTTTTTGATACTCTTCATCACTTTGTTCATCTTGAGATTCAACATTTGAAAAGTGTTCTATAAATTTAAATAATGGGTCACCATTTTCTTGGTTATTAAATATTAGATCATCACAAGCTTTTTTATCTTCAGGGCTTATTTTATTTAGTGGAACAATATGCTTAACATTTACAATAGCAGTTGTAAGTCCTGCTTTTACACAGTGATCTAAATATATTGAGTTTAAATAAATTCTTGCATTTTGAGATAAACCAAATGAGATATTAGAAAGTCCCAAAGTTGTTCCAACTTCGCTATGAAGAAGTTGGAATTCTCTAATAGCTTCCATAGTCTCAATTCCAGCTGTTCTATACTCATCATCACCCGAACCAATAGTAAATGTAAGCATATCAAAAACTAAATCAGCTGGATCAAATCCATGTCTATTTACACATAAATCAAAAATTCGTTCTGCAACTTCTAGTTTTCTCTGTTTTG
Above is a genomic segment from Aliarcobacter cryaerophilus containing:
- the metH gene encoding methionine synthase; protein product: MQEKIEDLIKERVLIIDGAMGTQLQAVDIESKFWQYENKDLEGCNELLNLTAPHILETIYENYALAGANFISTNTFGSMPWVLDEYEIGHLSYELSKLAAISAKKICEKYSTKEDPKFVLASIGPGTKLPSLGHITYDSMYEGYKTMASGLVDGGTDVFLLETCQDPLQIKAALHALNDTAPNIPIMVSVTIELNGTMLIGTDALTIAAILKPFNILSLGFNCGTGPIQVQKHVKALSEVSKFPISVHANAGLPQNKGGKTFYPMGPDEFTALQKEFLNINGVAFLGGCCGTTPEHIKTLSDAVKGVVPKKPSGFLKASLASLFNVVPLKQEPAPLLIGERSNATGSKAFRELLKANDYEGTLSVAQQQVRAGAHVIDVSVGFAGRDETGDMDKVVSLYSQKISLPLMPDSTQIKALEAALKQIGGRCIINSVNLEDGEEKFDEVCKLAKRFGAALVCLVIDEIGMAKTKQRKLEVAERIFDLCVNRHGFDPADLVFDMLTFTIGSGDDEYRTAGIETMEAIREFQLLHSEVGTTLGLSNISFGLSQNARIYLNSIYLDHCVKAGLTTAIVNVKHIVPLNKISPEDKKACDDLIFNNQENGDPLFKFIEHFSNVESQDEQSDEEYQKMEPIEKVKKLLLDGDKERMIPLVLELKDTIAPELIVNEWLIDGMKIIGELFGSGQMQLPFVLQSAETMKATVDALNPYLPKQEKSTETTVVIGTVKGDVHDVGKNLVDIILSNNGFKVVNIGIKADLNQFLEAAKEHNADAIGMSGLLVKSTAVMKENLEEMQRLGIKIPVMLGGAALTKNFVDDYCRPIYDGAIFYCRDAFDGVVSMQRIEKGGELDTKLAADLIEKIDTSDRVEKEEVIIPPYEEISMPKREFIVPPYWNKVAKTGDELDKELIFSWINHRVLFRQRWGYKRGKQTPEAFMKYEKDVVEPLYYSLKDELISKNIFEPIAIYEYYPCISHDNKLYIFDKKYIYNNLEEAKNVPPLSEAIKVMEFPRQKRKPFRCIADFFANDRLDVVGFTLASAGLKISDYEREFYDRGEFTKYYQIHGLGVELAEALAEVLHKQIRLDWDIVPKEGHKLSDVQMKQYVGCRYSPGYAACPELSQNRDIFDLLNPEKYGIELSETFQMHPEQTTCAIVVHNKEANYYNV